Proteins from one Bos taurus isolate L1 Dominette 01449 registration number 42190680 breed Hereford chromosome 7, ARS-UCD2.0, whole genome shotgun sequence genomic window:
- the ICAM4 gene encoding intercellular adhesion molecule 4 yields MGSVLLVLLLLLLSPSYPRGGSARRRRGARTQSPGGSSHPQFWVRLSPDFKAVPLGGSVWLNCSSSCPLPEGSSLRTELRRGETLSGPRWVSYQLLDVRAWNSDVHCFVTCAGETRGTTARITAYKQPSSVILEPPVLMGSDYTLRCHVTHVFPVGFFVVTLRRGGRVIYSESLERFTGLDLANVTLTYLLPSRPGDFGQPFTCHARLNLDGLVVLSSSAPVTLPVPAWSPASIALASTSIAAFVGIFLVVGALCLRKYLSMQPPA; encoded by the exons ATGGGGTCTGTGCTCCTCGTCTTGCTTCTGCTTTTGCTGTCGCCCTCCTACCCACGAGGCGGGAGCGCGCGGAGGCGTCGGGGTGCGCGGACGCAAAGCCCGGGGGGCAGCTCTCACCCACAGTTCTGGGTGCGCCTAAGCCCCGACTTCAAGGCAGTGCCGCTGGGGGGCTCAGTGTGGCTCAActgcagcagcagctgcccaCTCCCGGAGGGTTCCAGCCTCCGCACCGAGCTGCGGCGGGGTGAGACGCTCAGTGGGCCCCGCTGGGTATCCTACCAGCTGCTGGATGTGAGGGCCTGGAATTCCGATGTGCACTGCTTCGTCACCTGCGCGGGAGAAACCCGGGGGACCACGGCCAGGATTACAGCCTACA AACAGCCAAGCAGCGTGATCCTGGAGCCTCCGGTCTTAATGGGCAGTGACTACACTCTGCGCTGCCACGTGACACACGTCTTCCCCGTGGGCTTCTTCGTGGTGACTCTGAGGCGCGGTGGCCGAGTCATCTACTCCGAGAGCCTGGAGCGCTTCACCGGCCTGGATCTGGCCAACGTGACGCTGACTTACCTGTTGCCCTCCCGGCccggtgactttgggcagccctTTACCTGCCACGCCCGCCTCAATCTGGACGGCCTGGTGGTCCTCAGTAGCTCGGCACCCGTGACGCTGCCAGTCCCCG CTTGGAGTCCTGCGTCCATAGCCTTGGCCTCTACCTCCATCGCAGCCTTTGTGGGGATCTTTCTTGTCGTGGGGGCCCTCTGTCTGCGAAAGTACCTATCGATGCAGCCTCCGGCATAG
- the ICAM1 gene encoding intercellular adhesion molecule 1 precursor (The RefSeq protein has 3 substitutions compared to this genomic sequence), giving the protein MALGAAPAAQLALLALLGTLLPGPGGAGISIHPSKAIIPRGDSLTVNCSNSCDQKSTFGLETVLIKEEVGRGDNWKVFQLRDVQEDIELFCYSNCHKEQTIASMNLTVYWFPEHVELAPLPLWQPVGEELNLSCLVSGGAPRAHLSVVLLRGEEELGRQPVGKGEPAKVMFTVQSRREDHGTNFSCRWELDLRSQGLELFQNTSAPRKLQTYVLPSIDPHLEVPPIVEVGSRWPVNCTLDGLFPASDAKVYLVLGDQKLESNITYDGDSVLAKAWMEENEEGTHSLKCSVTLGEVSRRTQENVTVYSFPLPTLTLSPPEVSEWTTVTVECVTRDGAVVKLNGTSAVPPGPRAQLKLNASASDHRSNFSCSAALEIAGQVVHKHQTLELHVLYGPRLDQRDCPGNWTWQEGSEQTLKCEAQGNPIPKLNCSRKGDGASLPIGDLRPVRREVAGTYLCRATSARGRVTREVVLNVLHGQNILDIVIPVVAVTLILGALGTAGYVYNYQRKIQKYELQKARKAQEEAALKLNAQSTPP; this is encoded by the exons ATGGCTCTCGGCGCCGCCCCTGCAGCACAGCTTGCGCTCCTGGCCCTGCTCGGGACTCTGCTCCCAG GGCCTGGAGGTGCCGGAATATCAATACATCCTTCAAAAGCCATCATACCCCGTGGAGACTCCCTGACGGTGAACTGCAGTAACTCCTGTGACCAAAAGTCAACATTTGGCCTAGAGACTGTATTAATCAAGGAGGAAGTGGGCCGTGGGGACAACTGGAAGGTTTTTCAACTGCGTGATGTGCAGGAAGACATCGAGCTGTTTTGCTACTCAAACTGTCACAAGGAACAGACAATAGCTTCAATGAACCTCACCGTATACT GGTTCCCGGAGCATGTGGAGCTGGCTCCCCTGCCCCTCTGGCAGCCTGTGGGTGAAGAACTCAACCTGAGCTGCCTGGTGTCTGGCGGGGCCCCCCGGGCCCACCTCTCCGTGGTGCTGCTCCGAGGGGAGGAGGAGCTGGCCCGGCAGCCCGTGGGAAAGGGGGAGCCCGCCAAGGTCATGTTCACAGTGCAGTCGAGAAGAGAGGACCATGGCACCAATTTCTCTTGCCGCTGGGAACTGGACCTGCGGTCACAAGGGCTGGAACTCTTCCAGAACACCTCGGCCCCCAGGAAGCTCCAGACCTATG TCCTGCCATCGATCGACCCTCACCTTGAGGTCCCCCCGATTGTGGAAGTAGGCTCACGGTGGCCGGTGAATTGCACGCTGGATGGACTGTTCCCAGCCTCAGACGCTAAGGTCTACCTGGTGCTGGGGGACCAGAAACTGGAATCCAATATCACGTACGATGGTGACTCTGTCTTGGCCAAGGCCTGGATGGAGGAAAATGAGGAGGGCACCCATTCCTTGAAGTGTTCAGTGAGTCTGGGAGAGGTCAGCCGGAGGACGCAAGAGAACGTGACTGTCTATA GCTTCCCACTTCCCACCCTGACCCTGAGTCCTCCTGAGGTCTCAGAATGGACTACTGTGACTGTGGAATGTGTGGCCCGTGATGGAGCTGTGGTGAAGCTGAATGGAACCTCAGCTGTGCCGCCGGGTCCGAGGGCCCAATTGAAGCTGAACGCCAGTGCCAGCGACCACAGGAGCAACTTCTCCTGCTCTGCTGCCCTGGAGATAGCTGGGCAGGTGGTCCACAAACACCAGACCCTGGAGCTCCATGTCCTGT ACGGCCCCCGACTAGACCAGCGGGATTGCCCGGGAAACTGGACGTGGCAGGAAGGCTCGGAACAGACCCTGAAGTGCGAGGCTCAGGGGAACCCAATCCCCAAGCTGAACTGTAGCCGGAAAGGGGACGGGGCTTCGCTGCCCATCGGGGACCTGAGGCCCGTTAGGCGGGAGGTGGCGGGCACCTACCTGTGTCGGGCCACCAGCGCTCGTGGCAGAGTCACCCGTGAAGTGGTCCTGAACGTGCTCC ACGGCCAGAATATCCTGGACATTGTCATTCCGGTAGTAGCTGTGACCCTCATCTTGGGTGCTCTGGGCACCGCCGGTTATGTCTATAACTACCAGCGGAAGATCCAGAAATACGAGCTGCAGAAGGCCCGGAAGGCCCAAGAAGAGGCTGCCTTGAAACTGAATGCACAATCCACGCCGCCCTGA
- the ICAM5 gene encoding intercellular adhesion molecule 5 precursor, translating to MPGPSPGLHRALLGLWAALGLGLLSLSAVTQEPFWADLQPRVALVERGGSLWLNCSTNCPRPERGGLETSLRRNGTQKGLRWLARQLVDIREPETQPVCFFRCARRTLQARGLIRTFQRPDRVELVPLPAWQPVGENFTLSCRVPGAGPRGSLTLTLLRGTQELIRRSFAGESPRARGAVLTATVLARREDHGANFSCRAELDLRPHGLGLFENSSAPRELRTFTLPPEPPRLTAPRLLEVGSEGPVSCVIDGLFPVSEAGVYLALGDQRLSPDVTLEGDALMATTTATASAEQEGARQLVCNVTLGGESRETRENVTVYSFPEPHLTLSEPNAPEGTIVTVTCAAETQALVTLEGIPAAAPGQPAQLQLNATEYDDRRGFFCDATLEVDGETLSKNESVELRVLYAPRLDDSDCPRSWTWPEGPEQTLRCDARGNPQPSVHCARPDGAAVLALGLLGPVTRALAGTYRCTATNDQGQAVKDVTLTVEYAPALDSVGCPERITWLEGTEVSLSCVALGVPPPNVSCVRFGGAEVIEGLMRVAREHAGTYRCEATNARGSAAKNVAVTVEYGPRFEEVSCPSNWTWVEGSGRLFSCEVAGKPQPSVECVGSGGTSEGVLLPLAPPDPGSRAPRIPSDLAPGTYICNATNRHGSMVKMVTVSAESPPQMDESTCPSHQSWLEGAEAAALACSARGRPSPQVSCSREGAPRPQRLRVSREDAGTYRCLATNAHGTDARIITVGVEYRPVVAELAASPPGGVRPGGNFTLTCRAEAWPPAQISWRAPPGALNIGLSSNNSTLSVAGAMGSHGGEYECAATNAHGRHTRRITVRVAGPWLWVAVGGAAGGAALLAAGAGLAFYVQSTACKKGEYNVQEAESSGEAVCLNGAGAGAGRDAGAEGGSEAAGTSEVPAGGEVFAIQLPSA from the exons ATGCCAGGGCCCTCGCCAGGGCTGCACCGGGCGCTGCTCGGCCTCTGGGCTGCCCTGGGCCTGGGGCTCCTCAGCCTCTCAG CCGTCACGCAGGAACCTTTCTGGGCGGACCTGCAGCCCCGAGTGGCGCTCGTGGAACGCGGGGGATCACTGTGGTTGAACTGCAGCACCAACTGCCCACGGCCCGAGCGCGGTGGCCTGGAGACCTCGCTGCGCCGGAATGGGACCCAGAAGGGTCTGCGCTGGCTGGCGCGGCAGCTGGTGGACATTCGCGAGCCGGAGACTCAGCCCGTCTGCTTCTTCCGCTGCGCGCGGCGCACACTGCAGGCGCGTGGGCTCATTCGCACTTTTC AACGGCCAGATCGTGTGGAGCTGGTGCCGCTGCCAGCTTGGCAGCCAGTGGGCGAGAACTTCACCCTGAGCTGTAGGGTCCCCGGTGCTGGACCTCGTGGGAGTCTCACATTGACCCTGTTGCGGGGAACCCAGGAGCTGATCCGCCGCAGCTTCGCCGGGGAGTCACCCCGAGCGCGGGGCGCCGTGCTCACAGCCACGGTCCTGGCGCGCAGGGAGGACCATGGGGCTAATTTCTCTTGCCGTGCTGAGCTGGACCTTCGGCCTCATGGCCTGGGGCTGTTTGAAAACAGCTCAGCCCCCAGAGAGCTCCGAACCTTCA CCCTGCCTCCGGAACCCCCTCGCCTCACTGCCCCCCGGCTCTTGGAAGTGGGTTCAGAAGGACCCGTGAGCTGCGTCATTGATGGGCTGTTTCCAGTCTCGGAGGCTGGTGTCTACCTGGCGCTGGGGGACCAGAGGCTGAGTCCCGATGTCACTCTCGAAGGGGACGCTCTCATGGCCACTACCACAGCCACAGCTAGCGCAGAGCAGGAGGGAGCCAGGCAACTGGTCTGCAACGTGACCCTGGGGGGCGAGAGCCGAGAGACCCGGGAGAACGTGACTGTCTACA GTTTCCCGGAGCCCCACCTTACTCTGAGCGAGCCCAACGCCCCCGAGGGGACGATCGTGACAGTAACCTGCGCAGCGGAGACCCAAGCCCTAGTCACACTAGAGGGAATTCCAGCCGCGGCCCCGGGACAGCCCGCCCAGCTCCAGCTAAACGCCACGGAGTACGACGACAGGCGTGGCTTCTTCTGCGACGCCACCCTCGAAGTTGACGGGGAGACCCTGAGTAAGAACGAGAGCGTAGAGCTGCGCGTCTTAT ACGCTCCCCGGCTGGACGATTCGGACTGTCCCAGGAGCTGGACGTGGCCAGAGGGACCAGAGCAGACACTGCGCTGCGACGCCCGCGGAAACCCACAGCCCTCGGTGCACTGCGCGCGGCCCGACGGCGCGGCGGTGCTGGCCCTGGGCTTGCTGGGTCCGGTCACTCGTGCGCTCGCTGGCACTTACCGCTGCACTGCGACCAACGACCAAGGCCAGGCGGTCAAGGATGTGACCTTGACGGTGGAGT ATGCACCAGCGCTGGACAGTGTGGGCTGCCCTGAACGCATTACCTGGCTGGAAGGAACAGAGGTCTCCCTGAGCTGTGTGGCTCTTGGGGTCCCACCACCCAACGTGAGCTGTGTGCGCTTTGGGGGAGCCGAGGTCATCGAGGGCCTAATGCGTGTGGCCCGGGAGCACGCAGGCACCTACCGCTGCGAAGCCACTAATGCTCGAGGGTCGGCAGCTAAAAATGTGGCTGTGACAGTGGAAT atggccccaGGTTTGAGGAGGTGAGCTGCCCCAGCAACTGGACATGGGTAGAAGGATCTGGGCGACTTTTTTCCTGTGAGGTGGCTGGAAAGCCACAGCCAAGTGTGGAGTGTGTTGGCTCCGGAGGCACCAGTGAGGGGGTGCTGCTGCCACTGGCACCCCCAGACCCAGGTTCCAGAGCCCCCCGCATCCCTAGTGATCTGGCACCGGGTACCTACATCTGCAATGCCACCAACCGGCACGGTTCCATGGTCAAGATGGTCACCGTGAGCGCGGAGT CGCCACCGCAAATGGATGAATCTACCTGCCCAAGTCACCAGTCTTGGCTGGAAGGCGCGGAGGCTGCTGCGCTGGCCTGCTCCGCCCGGGGTCGCCCCTCCCCGCAAGTGAGCTGCTCCCGGGAAGGCGCGCCCCGGCCGCAGCGGCTGCGGGTGTCCCGAGAGGATGCGGGCACTTACCGCTGCTTGGCCACCAACGCACACGGCACGGACGCCCGGATCATCACCGTGGGCGTGGAAT ACCGCCCAGTGGTGGCCGAGCTGGCTGCTTCACCTCCAGGAGGCGTGCGGCCAGGTGGGAACTTCACGTTGACCTGTCGAGCCGAGGCTTGGCCCCCAGCCCAGATCAGCTGGCGCGCGCCCCCGGGGGCGCTCAACATTGGCCTGTCGAGCAATAATAGCACGCTGAGCGTGGCTGGCGCCATGGGCAGCCACGGCGGCGAGTACGAGTGCGCAGCCACCAACGCGCATGGGCGCCACACGCGGCGCATCACAGTGCGAGTGGCTG GTCCGTGGCTCTGGGTCGCTGTAGGCGGCGCGGCGGGGGGCGCAGCACTCCTGGCCGCGGGGGCCGGCCTGGCCTTCTACGTGCAGTCCACCGCCTGCAAGAAGGGCGAGTATAACGTGCAGGAGGCCGAGA